The following are encoded together in the Triticum dicoccoides isolate Atlit2015 ecotype Zavitan chromosome 6B, WEW_v2.0, whole genome shotgun sequence genome:
- the LOC119323523 gene encoding uncharacterized protein LOC119323523, whose translation MLAADSNAGHNRQSTRPKSGYEPSDTETEWHDSPWNDAILKSQRTRLPKDPAKDPQVGARRQNTSPNRVRDYPDEKTSSLRNNRTPPRVTEQRRHTSPYAGGNNESRKKSSRTPPRFRSSMEKFSRSSIKERISRSRSISTPKLRPHEKEHPSRVPAFRGTPVSTQVERDSIDVMKGGSHAENCSPEINELVANSKGPSSKHNEYTCTSTESAGDIFFSRDCRAPLAKTLVKNNSIDKSFTSDSNVDDADVTQANSNNLGRTSQFVSVRTGFSRTTNTGYANGRHSQVSSGTTLSRRLNSDRFSGDSGKFSDFTGKLVGGVMKFTSSRQKTQNDAWFPCVIGKSCRKPEPTNHKTNDDSESTFIRKALVVEKIRLFWADKYRPRTLSGFTCHREQVQQLKQLISPEFCPHIILKGPPGSGKRSLCRAVLTEIFGDSSLNVSHYLKSCNAQGPASAPIFVPLSSSDHHVELNMRSQSKNARYALTALANEMSSKHKITEISATKNFKVIVLYDVDKVSENNQRLIKWIIDSSSDSCKIIMTCQDGPHLLDSITNRCKLISIGVPNTREVVEVLNHISKRESFDLPASLAYTIATRSAHNMREAILALEACKANNYPFVDGQAIPLGWHGVLEELAAEILEDPSPKRLFLVRGKLQKLLVESVPPKLVLQKLVELFLKGIHANIKRDVYYWHAYYDKRLPAGASALLKLEEFIAKFMSIHRKSLAADS comes from the exons ATGCTAGCTGCAGATAGCAATGCAGGGCACAATAGGCAATCGACACGCCCCAAAAGTGGCTATGAACCTTCAGATACAGAAACTGAGTGGCATGATAGCCCTTGGAATGATGCAATATTGAAATCACAGCGGACTCGGTTGCCTAAAGATCCTGCTAAGGACCCCCAAGTTGGTGCTAGAAGGCAAAACACATCTCCTAACCGTGTAAGAGATTATCCTGACGAGAAAACTTCAAGCTTGAGGAATAATCGTACTCCGCCCAGGGTCACCGAACAGAGGCGCCATACTTCCCCATATGCTGGTGGAAACAATGAATCACGCAAGAAGAGCAGCCGGACACCTCCCAGATTTCGGTCTTCTATGGAAAAATTTAGTCGATCGTCGATCAAGGAGAGGATATCCCGTAGCCGGTCAATTTCTACACCGAAACTACGACCTCATGAGAAGGAGCATCCTTCTAGAGTTCCTGCATTCCGTGGCACTCCTGTCTCAACACAGGTAGAAAGAGACTCAATTGATGTTATGAAAGGTGGTTCACATGCAGAAAATTGTTCCCCAGAGATCAATGAGTTAGTTGCAAATAGCAAGGGGCCTAGTTCCAAACATAATGAGTACACATGTACAAGCACAGAGTCTGCAGGTGACATCTTCTTCTCCCGTGACTGTAGGGCCCCGCTTGCGAAAACATTAGTAAAGAATAACAGTATTGACAAATCCTTCACCTCTGATTCAAACGTCGATGATGCTGATGTTACTCAAGCAAATAGCAATAATTTGGGCCGGACATCACAGTTTGTTTCAGTCAGGACTGGTTTTTCACGAACTACAAACACCGGCTATGCTAATGGTCGGCACTCCCAAGTTAGCAGTGGCACCACTTTGAGTAGGCGGTTAAACAGTGACCGGTTTAGTGGGGACAGTGGAAAGTTCAGTGATTTCACTGGGAAACTAGTTGGAGGCGTCATGAAATTCACCTCTAGCAGGCAGAAGACCCAAAATGATGCTTGGTTTCCATGTGTGATTGGAAAGTCATGTCGTAAACCAGAACCGACGAACCACAAAACAAATGATGATTCTGAATCAACTTTTATTCGGAAGGCACTTGTTGTGGAGAAGATTAGACTTTTCTGGGCTGATAAATATCGTCCACGGACTTTGAGTGGATTTACTTGTCACAGGGAGCAAGTTCAACAGCTTAAGCAATTG ATCTCCCCTGAGTTTTGCCCTCATATCATTCTCAAAGGGCCTCCAGGATCAGGAAAGAGATCATTATGCAGAGCAGTACTCACTGAGATCTTTGGTGATTCCTCTCTGAAT GTATCTCACTATTTGAAGAGTTGCAATGCCCAG GGACCTGCATCTGCCCCCATTTTTGTCCCATTGTCATCAAGTGATCACCATGTCGAACTCAATATGAGGTCTCAATCCAAGAATGCCAGATATGCTTTGACAGCTCTGGCAAATGAAATGTCAAGTAAGCATAAAATCACTGAGATATCTGCAACAAAGAACTTCAAAG TTATTGTTCTCTATGATGTTGACAAAGTTAGTGAGAATAATCAGCGTTTGATAAAATGGATAATCGATTCCTCCTCTGATTCATGCAAGATAATAATGACTTGCCAAGATGGGCCCCATCTTCTTGATTCTATTACAAACCGTTGTAAGCTTATTAGCATTGGTGTGCCAAATACACGTGAG gtTGTGGAGGTTCTCAATCACATATCAAAAAGAGAGAGTTTCGATCTCCCCGCAAGTTTGGCTTACACCATTGCGACTCGATCCGCGCACAACATGAGGGAGGCGATATTGGCTCTGGAGGCATGCAAAGCTAACAA TTACCCCTTTGTTGATGGACAAGCTATACCGCTAGGATggcatggtgttcttgaggaactCGCAGCAGAAATTTTAGAAGATCCTTCTCCCAAAAG GTTGTTTTTGGTACGAGGCAAGCTCCAAAAACTTTTGGTTGAATCCGTGCCTCCTAAACTTGTTCTCCAG AAACTTGTAGAGCTTTTCCTAAAGGGAATCCATGCTAACATAAAGAGAGATGTTTATTACTGGCACGCCTACTAC GATAAGAGGTTGCCAGCTGGAGCCAGTGCACTGCTGAAACTGGAAG AATTTATCGCCAAGTTCATGAGCATCCACCGGAAGAGCTTGGCAGCCGATTCATGA
- the LOC119323524 gene encoding uncharacterized protein LOC119323524, with protein sequence MGRARRGTAAKGKRRPRPAAKAAAVAGDGHEETKDGPEKAAGGGGRFFCCYLLRSLCPRSKSRTYIGFTVNPRRRIRQHNGELRCGAWRTKRGRPWEMMLCIYGFPTNVAALQFEWAWQHPTESLAVRKAAAEFKSLGGIGNKVKLAYTMLNLPSWENLNLTVNFFSTKNTKFTAGCPALPCHMKTVVSPMEDLPCYVEGLSSEEDIMEPREDEEEPDAVVGSDASDHGLQTLDLETRIVGGESDTDEFFAPMDRSEVIASRISESSAAQPVEEETRIADCDVEYTVDDFGESDTDEFFAPMERSGVCGSRISESSAAQPVEEETRIADSDVEYPTDDFGYMEWGGIHETSELHVSRTPPRCSSSSCSDDVAGRSVNCVTGEASPVLKAGSDDGNLFFHEIDVVDLVTPVARFARDCSKVASICPKIIDLTNSPIVIEL encoded by the exons atgggtagGGCAAGAAGGGGAACGGCGGCCAAGGGCAAGAGGAGGCCGCGTCCTGCGGCGAAGGCGGCAGCCGTGGCGGGCGACGGGCACGAGGAAACCAAAGATGGACCTGAGAAAGCCGCCGGCGGCGGGGGCCGCTTCTTCTGCTGCTACCTCCTCCGTTCGCTCTGCCCGCGCAGCAAGAGCCGCACGTACATCGG GTTCACGGTGAAcccgcggcggcggatccggcagcACAACGGCGAGCTCCGATGCGGCGCCTGGCGGACCAAGCGCGGCCGCCCCTGGGAGATGATGCTCTGCATCTACggcttccccaccaacgtcgccgCCCTCCAG TTCGAGTGGGCGTGGCAGCACCCAACCGAGTCGCTGGCCGTCCGCAAGGCCGCCGCCGAATTCAAGTCGCTCGGCGGCATCGGCAACAAGGTCAAACTCGCCTACACCATGCTCAACCTCCCTTCATGGGAGAA CTTGAATCTGACGGTGAACTTCTTCTCCACCAAGAATACCAAGTTCACCGCGGGCTGCCCGGCCCTCCCCTGCCACATGAAGACTGTCGTTAGCCCGATGGAGGATCTCCCGTGCTACGTCGAGGGCCTTTCGTCCGAGGAGGATATTATGGAGCCTAGAGAGGATGAAGAAGAACCAGATGCGGTTGTTGGCAGCGACGCTTCTGATCATGGTTTGCAGACACTGGATTTGGAAACCAGAATTGTAGGCGGTGAATCAGACACTGATGAGTTTTTTGCTCCAATGGATCGGAGTGAGGTCATTGCATCAAGAATTTCAGAATCCTCTGCAGCCCAGCCAGTGGAAGAAGAAACCAGAATTGCTGACTGTGATGTTGAATATACCGTTGATGACTTCGGTGAATCAGACACTGATGAGTTTTTTGCCCCGATGGAACGGAGTGGGGTCTGTGGATCAAGAATTTCAGAATCCTCTGCGGCCCAACCAGTGGAAGAAGAAACCAGAATTGCTGACTCTGATGTTGAATATCCCACTGATGACTTCGGTTACATGGAATGGGGAGGAATTCACGAGACATCGGAATTGCACGTGTCTAGAACACCACCTCGATGTTCCTCGAGCTCGTGCAGCGATGATGTTGCTGGAAGATCAGTAAACTGTGTGACAGGAGAAGCATCTCCAGTGTTGAAGGCAGGTTCAGACGATGGTAATCTTTTCTTCCATGAAATTGATGTGGTAGACTTGGTTACACCAGTCGCCCGGTTTGCTAGAGATTGCAGCAAAGTGGCCAGCATTTGCCCCAAGATTATTGATCTGACAAATTCCCCTATTGTCATTGAGTTGTAA
- the LOC119323525 gene encoding probable pinoresinol-lariciresinol reductase 3 — MSEEAARSRVLVVGATGRLGGSLVRASLAAGHPTFALIRPRHFALPDSAPLKPLAAAGVTILKGSLDDYPSLLEAVRQVDVVICAVPTKHALEQKPLIRAIKEAGCVKRFIPAEFGVDHTKVQICDMDHGFYEKKAEIRRLIESEDIPHTYIYCNFLMRYLLPSLVQPGLDAPPRDEVTIFGGGDTKGIFVEEGDVAKFTVCTIEDPRTLNMTLYLRPPGNIYSLNELVSLWETKINKCLKKIHITEEQLVKNIQNAPFPLKMDLIFIYSAFVKGDHTYFEIDSRSEGTQLYPDVKYTTVSEYLDTLV, encoded by the exons ATGTCAGAGGAGGCGGCGAGGAGCAGGGTCCTGGTGGTCGGCGCCACCGGCCGCCTCGGGGGAAGCCTCGTGCGCGCGAGCCTCGCCGCCGGCCACCCCACCTTCGCGCTCATCCGCCCCCGCCACTTCGCCCTCCCCGACTCCGCCCCCCTCAAGCCGCTCGCCGCGGCCGGCGTCACCATCCTCAAG GGCTCGCTGGACGATTACCCGAGCTTGCTGGAAGCCGTGCGGCAGGTGGACGTGGTCATCTGCGCGGTGCCCACGAAGCATGCGCTCGAGCAGAAGCCTCTGATTCGGGCTATAAAGGAAGCTGGGTGCGTGAAG AGATTTATTCCGGCGGAATTTGGAGTTGATCACACAAAGGTGCAGATTTGTGACATGGACCATGGCTTCTATGAGAAGAAAGCTGAAATCCGCCGTTTAATAGAGAGCGAGGATATTCCTCACACGTACATCTACTGCAACTTCCTGATGCGCTATTTGCTTCCTTCGCTAGTGCAGCCGGGTCTAGATGCCCCTCCAAGAGATGAAGTTACAATATTTGGTGGAGGAGATACTAAAG GTATCTTCGTTGAAGAGGGTGATGTGGCTAAATTTACGGTGTGTACCATAGAGGACCCCAGAACATTAAACATGACATTGTATCTGAGACCTCCGGGAAATATCTACTCACTGAATGAATTGGTTAGCCTCTGGGAGACAAAAATCAACAAATGCCTAAAAAAGATACATATAACTGAAGAGCAACTCGTTAAAAACATTCAGA ATGCACCGTTTCCTCTCAAAATGGATTTGATATTTATATATTCAGCTTTTGTTAAGGGTGACCACACGTATTTTGAAATTGACTCAAGAAGTGAAGGAACTCAACTGTATCCTGATGTAAAGTATACCACAGTTAGCGAGTATTTGGATACACTGGTTTAG